The genomic region TGGCCATCCTGATCTTCATGGCCCAACTGCCGGAACTGATCGGGGTACCGTGGATGGTCTACCCGATGGTGGCCGCCGGGCTGGCGATCATCTACTTGTTCCCCTACCTGACCAAAGCCGTCCCTTCGCCGCTGATCGCGATCTGCGTGCTGACGGTGGTCTCGATCACGTGCGGCTTCCAAATCCGCACCGTGGGGGACATGGGGCAATTGCCCGATAGCCTGCCGGTGTTCCTCTTGCCGGAAATTCCGTGGACGTTGGAAACGCTGCAGATCATCTTCCCTGTGTCGGTAACCTTGGCCGTGGTGGGTCTTCTGGAATCGCTGATGACCGCGTCGATCGTCGACGAGATGACCGACACTCACAGCGACAAGAACCAGGAATGCGTCGGCCAAGGGTGCGCCAACATCGTCGCTGGCTTCCTGGGTGGCATGGCCGGCTGTGCGATGATCGGGCAATCGGTCATCAACGTAAAGTCGGGCGGGCGTGGCCGTCTGTCGACCCTCTGTGCCGGCGTCTTTCTGTTGATCCTGATTGTCTTCCTGGGGGAGTACGTCTCGATGATTCCGATGGCCGCGCTTGTCTCGGTGATGATCATGGTTTCGATCGGTACGTTCAAATGGGAATCGCTGAAGAACCTGGTCCTGCATCCCAAAAGCTCCAGCGCCGTTATGGTCAGCACGGTGGTCGTGGTGGTTGCCACGCATGACCTGGCCCAAGGGGTGCTGGTTGGCGTGCTGATGTCCGGCTTCTTCTTCGCCCACAAGGTAGGTCAGATTCTCGACGTCGAAGGGGAACTGAGCGAATGCCAAACCGGTAGAACGTACTGCGTGAAAGGACAGATCTTCTTCGCCTCGGCCG from Blastopirellula marina harbors:
- a CDS encoding SulP family inorganic anion transporter; amino-acid sequence: MQKPEPLRQQWFGNIPKDLLAGLVVALALIPEAIAFSIIAGVDPKVGLYASFCIAAVSAFVGGRPGMISAATGAMALVMVTLVKEHGLQYLLAATILTGILQIAAGYFKLGVLMRFVSKSVITGFVNALAILIFMAQLPELIGVPWMVYPMVAAGLAIIYLFPYLTKAVPSPLIAICVLTVVSITCGFQIRTVGDMGQLPDSLPVFLLPEIPWTLETLQIIFPVSVTLAVVGLLESLMTASIVDEMTDTHSDKNQECVGQGCANIVAGFLGGMAGCAMIGQSVINVKSGGRGRLSTLCAGVFLLILIVFLGEYVSMIPMAALVSVMIMVSIGTFKWESLKNLVLHPKSSSAVMVSTVVVVVATHDLAQGVLVGVLMSGFFFAHKVGQILDVEGELSECQTGRTYCVKGQIFFASADRFVNSFDYQEKLDKVHIDVSAAHFWDITAVGALDKVIVKYRQKEIEVELIGLNEASALMIDRFAVHDKPDAANQLAGH